The DNA region GAAGCAGTCACTCAAATACAAGGCTCGGCTCGTCGCCGGTGGACACATGACGGCGCCTCCGAAGGACAGTGTTTATTCCGGTGTTGTCTCACTTCGGTCCATTCGTCTCGCTCTTCTTGCTGGTGAGGTAAATGGACTGGAAACGTGGGTTGGTGACATTGCAGTCGCCTATTTAGAGGCATACACGAAGGAACAGGTGtattttgttgctggtccCGAGTTTGGGGAGCTTTCTGGACATACCCTGCTCATCGACAAGGCTTTGTATGGCCTACGTACTAGTGGAGCCCGTTTCCATGAGCGTCTCTCGGATTCCCTTCGTGCGATGAATTTTATTCCTTGCAAAGCGGACCCTGATCTCTGGATGCGTGACTGCGATGACCATTGGGagtatgtgtgtgtatacgTAGACGATATTGCGTGCGTCTCACGAAACCCCAAGGCCTTCTTTGATTCccttgtttcagaccatCATTACACTCTGAAGGGTGTTGGTCCCCCGACTTACTTTCTTGGTGGTGATTTTACTCGCGACAGTAAGGACAATACTCTCGCGGTTGGCGCGAAAACGTACGTGAAACGTATTATTTCGAACTACAAGACCTCCTTCGGTACGGAGCCCAAGCTGTACTCGTCTCCTCTCGAGAACGGTGATCACCCAGAAGTCGACGCTTCGCAACTCCTTGATTTCGGTTCGATTAAGTTGTACCAGTCCCTCATCGGTGCCCTCCAATGGGCCATCACTCTCGGGCGATTTGACATACAGTGTGCCGTCATGACGATGGGACGCTTTCGTGCTGCCCCTCGAGAAGGACATTtgaatcgtcttcgtcgtatCATCGGATACCTTCGTCGTTACCCTGATGCTGCCATTCGTTTTCGTACTGGAATTCCCAACCATGAGGCTCGGGGAGACGTCCCTCAACACGACTGGATGTACTCGGTATACGGTAAATCGACTGACGAGGACTCTCCGACAGACATGCCGCCTGCTCGTGGTAAGCCTATGCGCATTACCACCTTTGTTGATGCTAACTTGTATCATGATTTGACTACAGGCCGTTCTACAACGGGTGTCTTGCATTTGGTTAATCAGACTCCTGTGTCTTGGTTTTCTAAACGACAGTCTACGGTTGAAACGGCTACGTATGGctctgaatttgttgctgctcgttTGGCTACGGAGCAGATTATTGACATGCGTCTTACTCTACGTATGATGGGCATTCCCTTGGACGGTCCTGCTTGGctccttggcgacaatcagagcattgttACCAGCTCGACTTTGCCTCATTCTGTTCTCTCCAAACGACACAATGCGTTGGCATACCACCGCGTTCGCGAAGCGATCGCTTTTGGTATCATGCATTTTTTGTGGATTGAGGGTAAGGACAATGCAAGCGACGTGTTGACCAAACCTTTGGGTCACGCAGTTGCTTGGTCTTTGgttcagcctttgttgttttggaaaggtgagaCGAAATCCCCCGttcgttctgtttcgagtacctcacagtggggagtgtcaactggaatgacagttttgagtaccggttcgcgcgatggcgcgcactacttgggtcgtggcacccaaggcgagcctgtcgaaactaatcttgtgtgtttggccacaaatcccgacacggatggttttggacagaCGCAATCCcagttgagtattcagaaacatgatgtgactgtttcgggactcgatcgttgccatgctaaggagcatggtaactatgatgaatgtgcccacggtgccgtgtataacaccgtggagaatagtgaaacggaccacgatggcgcttggcagatcgtggggccaaatggaaagtgaacagattagctctttagtttagagtttataaatcttaacaacgattgtgtgaaaaccatattcgttagttcgtatctcttcgttagaagccagacgagtcttgatcaccttgtgctgtcttcagaagccaggagatacttgacgttgacaCTGCCAATACCACTACCAATCAACCTGGTCGCAAAGCCTTCTTCCCCAGAAAGCTCCACGGGATGCTGACTGATCTTGGTTTTAAGGGGAGCGACATTGCCGCCTTCCTCCCCAACGGACAAGCTTTTATAATTTTCAAGCCTAACGAGTTTACCGAGGAAATATTACCCAAGTAGTTCAATATGCACCACTTTGCAAGTTTTCAGAGACAGTTGAATCTCTACAAGTTCAAGCGGACCAGCAAAGATGGGTCCTACAAGGGGGCTTACTATCACGAGCTATTTGCTCGCGAGCGACAAGATCTCATTTCTATGATCAAGTGCCAACAGACCACAAAATTGATAcctccgtcgtcgtcaaagaagCAGAGCTTACGTAAAGCAGAAAAGCCGGGAGCCGTCGGGTTTTCATCTGTCGAGAAGCCCACGTTTACATCTTCATCTCCAAATTTGGTAAAAAAAGTCGACAAATTGTAAATATTATGAAGTTCGCACATACGATTACACAAGCAACTATCCTCTATTACAAATAATTGCTTTTACGCTGTCTCGCATGAATTATGTTTTTAATATAGCTTATTTGCACAACCTGCCGGCGTATCGCGTTTTCTTTACTCGTTTTGGCAGTCAGCCCGATAGCAATTACGATGATAGACGCGCAGCTCTGCTTCGTTTTGCCTTCGTACAACGGGATACTTCGAAAGGGACGATGGAATTGAGAGGCTTGCAAGTATGGTTGACAGTAACGTCCCAACCGGAAGATATCGCGTTCCTTAGAATTTCAGTATTTTCGGAGGTATCAATCATCACATCACGGGTACACGTCCGTTAGAAAGAATCCCTGTTGATTTGCTACAGACACTAGCAAAGACAACGTTCATATACAGCCGTGACTAAATTCCAAGTCAACTTATTTTATATTAGCTGGCTACCGAGAAATCCCGACTCGAGATGAGATGCGAACTCCTCTTCACGAACAATCAACTTCAATAGAGCTCAAGTAATTTTTGTATAGGGATGAGTCTTCTAACAATACCAGGTTCAACTGTAAACCGCTTTACAATTAGAGTAAAGTTACTTGGCGATTACTGAATGCAAATTTAAGTGTAAGTTGAGAGTTTCTTCAAAACAGAAATCGAGATGGCTACATTAATTCAGAGACAGCCATGGCGGGACCGTTAATTACTAAGAAAAAGAGTTCCGAAAATGTGTCTAGCTAGCTATTAGCGCATAGCTCCAACAAGTGTAATTTTTATCCAGTCAGCTGAACTATTTTATCCGATTGTAAGTTATGACGCTTGAATAAATCCGACACTTGTGGCAGTTGGggcaaggaaaaagaagtcaaCTACCCAGGATACCAATGATCTGGTAGGCAAATTGGTTCTACCCTTCATTTCTCACATGCTCATTGCTGCAATTTTCGAGGCCCTAATCCCAGCCTACCTCATCTTAAGAGCAGGTATCTCCAGTTCGCGAATGTAGTCACGCATATCCTGAGTGATCAACATAATTACCGTTATGTACCTCTACCATTTTATCCCTTCGGCTCCTTTTTTCGATGTGGACGGCTCTGCCAAAAAGTATTTAGCACATCGCGTGTTGACGCCAAAAAACCCTGTAATCCATTGGCTGGCAAAGGAACGTTGTGGTTACTTGAATTCACAGAAGGAACTTCGCTCCATGAATGAGGAACGGTCAAACCCTGTCGAGCTCGGGCTTCAATCAGAGCTTCACGACGGCGTAATCCATCCAGCTGGTCAGTGACTCAAAAGCAGTGTCCATGAAAGTCGTCTCAGCAGTGATCAGGTCAGAACTGTTATAACTTTTCAAATGCCCTACAGGAGTCACTAAAGATTGCAATGTGTGCTCTTTCAAGAACTCAGCGACCAGCTGCTCATGTGCGATGCTTTCTAAAATTGAGGGAACACCTGGATGGGGAACTAGATACCCCATTGGCTGCTTCTTCACTTAACTGTTGTTTCCAATAGGAGCGGACCTATGCATGGTCTGGAAAAACGCACGTGAACGTTCTGATGGGTCCTCCGCTACCGATTCCGGGGCGGACAGATGCCTCGAACCCAAGGTTGCTACAGTCTTGAGGGGTACTCGAAGACAAGTGTCCGGTCAGATGGCACTTTCGTTAGCGACTGAGAGTTGATGATCTACCGCTACAATTTGGTTTGCCTGCTTTAAAAGATCTTCAAGTCGTTTCTCTTCAGATCTCAAAGACATATTCATGATTAATTCAGTCGAAAATTCTTCTTGAAGTGCTCCATACTTGGCCTTCCGTCTCGCCCGTTTTCGCTTTGAGTAGATAGCGTCCATTTTGCGTTTCCTCTCATCATGTGTGAGGTGATCCAATTCAGTCTCGGGAACAACTTTGAGCTTTGCCCCACGTCGACCAGTACTCCTTCTGACAGGCCAATTTTGCTTCGAGCACCTTTCCTTCTCTTCCACCGCTCGGACGCATTCTATTTCATCAAGTTTTTGAATTGTAAGTTCTCCACCAAGCCATTCTGGGAACCTGTGGGCCCTTAAATTATTTGCCTCCAAAATTTCTCGGATTTCCCAGCGAGAATAGCCAGAATGGATTTTAAAATGATCAAATGCGTAAAGACCGATGATTGTGGGAACCAGTCGCTTAAAGAAGGAAAACTTTTCTCCTGAGTGTAAGCATTGCACCAAATGGAGCTCGCGAAGGCGGCAAGGGAACGCTCGGCGAAGTAGGTCGGCTGGCTTAGTACGCCCAGTAGCACGATAGAAGCCGGGGTTATCGAAcattgcaacaacaagaaacCCTTCATCCAGCGATCGTTCGTTCTGCATAAGGAGAGAAAAGGCATAAAATGCACATCGAAGCCGTTCGGGTCCTTCGATCGTAATACGTCCTGGAGAGTAGCAAAGGCTCCCACGTCCACATTCGTCCTGAGGTAAATCGACTAGGTAGCGAGTCTTCCAAGCTTCAAGTTCTGCAGGCCCCAAAGCACCCTCGCCTGTCTGAACAATAGGCAAGAACACTCGGTCCTCATAAATTTTCACACGTTCCTCCCAGTACGTCAAAAAGCGCCTTACTGCCTTCATCGAATGGTTCCTTTCGTGCCGAATGAATAGCTCTGGTGGCGACTCTTCCTCAACTAATAGCGGCGCTCTTCGAATGGCCTGCAGATAGCCAAGCTTTTCCTTCTGCGGGATGAGCATTAGTATTCGATCAAATGAGCGACGATGACGTGACAAAGCACTTTCTGGCAATGAGTTGGCCTTGTTGTGCGTCGACCGCCATCCGCCACCAAGGGAAGTAGGCAGGTAGGCCCGGCGGAATGAGTTCTGCTCGAGAATTTTACACAATTGAACCGCAGAATCGTAGTCGTGTATGTGTGCCTGAGATCCCCAGACACTGGAGAGCCCAGTTGATTTCCACAACCATGACTTCTTGCCGTCATGAAAGGAACATACGTGTATGTCCTGGACTGTGAGGGGCAAAATAGACCCAATCCAGCTCGTCAAAGTATGGTACAGGGCTTGGTCTACTTCTTGGAAAGAGGAGCATGCTGCTATATCTTCTCGTATCAGAATGCGAATCGATTCGTTGCCCTGCTCGGATAAAATGGCCAACATGTAAAACAAGACCCGTCTTTGTGATAAAGCATCCTCGCGACCTTCGAACGGCGAGCACCAGGGGTCCCAGAACAAGACCGGCAGAGATCGCGCCTCGGACATGGGAAGAATCACTAAGAAATTAGACTTGAGGGCGTCCTTCTCTCGCTTGGACAGCCAACCAGACGACGGTCCATAAGTATGTTCCTGTTGGGAACCAAACATCATCTCACGCTCGGTCCAATAGGAGGCCAACCGCTTGCTCGCAGCCCAAGGGTCCCCTCGCGCAGCTTTCAAAAATTGCGCAAAGTCTGGTGGGTTCTGAAAGTCGTCATGCGGATGGTTTCGTGTGCAACATGTCCTGGAGCGCTTAAGGAAAGACCGAAAGGCCTTTGTTACCTTCGGGGGCAAGAGTTGCATcgccgttgccatttccGGAGTGAGAAACGTTTTAAAAAGAGTAGTTGCGTCCTCCTCTACGGAAGCTTTAGAATGTCCTGCCGCTAAATGTTTCTGCAAAACCATATCAACCGCATGCTGCCATTCAGTCGGCGAGGATTTTTCCTGCTGACGACAGCTACTAGTGTGCGAGTCATCCAAGAAATCGTCCAAGGGCGTTTTGACGGACATGTTCGGAAGAGGGACGGAGCAAAGCTTCCTTCGCTTTCGCGTTCGGAACTCAACAGAACGTAACGCGATCAGAAATCGAATCAATGAAGATAGATGTGAGGCAGGTTGTACACTTACTGCACAGCGATATGAGGATCGCTTTGCCTCAGGGCCGTGGGCAGACGCGTTCTTACGATGCAAGTAAAATTGTACGAGTTTTGTCTCATCGCGATCGTGTCGGCAAGTACGTTATACCCGGCCCACACCCGACAGGTAACTTGAAGGTCGTAGGCCGCGCGGAAGAATCTCCGAGGAATGCCTATATGATTCGGTTCgtcgctcacagtcagtgtttTCGTGTTCTCGATTCCGCACCGGTCGAACAAACCTAGACCGATTTCCAAGAACGGTCGTCCTCTTTTATAGTTACGGGATACGAAAGAGAACACCAAATCCATTTTTCGTGAATTCAAACTTCGCTACCGGCAGTTTTATGGACATCCTACTCCAATCAAAACAGAATTATATGCTTTACGGTAGCCTTGCACTGTTTGTCGTCATTTATCAACAACGTTTGTATCCCTTCCCCGGCAATCAATTATTTCCGCTAACAAAACTACACTAACCTTAAACTGGCCCAACAGAAACGCATCGGGCCAACGTCCACCGAGGAAACTTTATAGGGGACATAAAGGAAGACACAAAAAGTTTGAAGTTGACCATCGATCATAACATTCGACTGggcgctcacagtcaaatgtGTTTCTTCACAGTGAAATGACCATGGTTTTGACCGGGCGTCAAAGTAAGCCTGCCCTCAAGTATAAGCAACTGGCGAACCGCAGTATTTTTCTGGTTGCTGTGCTAGCGCTGATGTCTTTCTTGTGTAGGTTCGGCAGCGTAAAATTCTTTGCGCGTTCGCCTCAGATATCTGCTTCCGTGCAAGCGCAGAATTCCAAAATGGATCTGTGTCTAAGCTTGCAAAGGACGGAAAATGTAACGACTGCTCAGTTTCGCAGTGAAAGACAGCTAGTAGAATTCTTGGAAGGTCCAGGGCTGCTGGAGAATAATGGGAATGCCCTCATTGCCACCTGCAAGTTCCAATACAACAACCACTCCCGCCATTTCCCACACGCCATGCAGCAGCTGTATCGATGCCATTCCTGGTGGCTAGCCAATCCCGACAAGCAGCCATGGCTGGTTTTTAAAAGCCCTCAAAATGCCTTTGTAGGCGGCTTCTTGACAGCTCTCCGGGATGTCTTCAACGTTACCATTGTTCGATTGCGACACAATCTAAAAGTGGTTCGTCCAAAAGTCGAGTATGCTTTTGGATCGCCATTTGCTGCCAACTTTGGCTATGCCATGCAATCTCCCCGCGACGCCATCGTATTGCGCGATTCTATTCTACACCACTACGATTTGCTCTCGGATCGTACCGGTGGTTGCCATCGCAAACCGAGTGTAGTGGGGGCGTCGGTGGAAAATTTAATGCGTGAGCCCTCAATCGGTATCTTGAATCGATCGCAAAGGACCGGCCGTCGCTTCTTTTCTGACTCTTTATTGCGGGACGCTATTCGGGAGCGATTTGGCCTGACGGTCCACATGATGACCTTTGACGACAAAAACTTTCTTCAACAAGTCCAATTCATGTCCGAGACAGACATTCTATTGTCTCCACACGGTGCCCAATTGACATCCATACCCTTCCTACCCCCGTGTGCCCGCATGATGGAATTCTTCCCCGTCGGATACCTCGTTCCCGAGTTTTTTGGCACTCTTGCGGCGGCCTCGGATGTAAGCTATGCCTACCTCTATACGGGGCAAGACCGCATCTCCGAAACAGCTACATGGATGAAAGATGCCGAATCTCGCCAAGCAGCCCGGCTATTTCCTGTTTGTCCAAATCTCGAGACAGTCATGGACAATCTGGAGGAGCAAATTGCTGCGTGGCGGACCTGTTGCCGAGGGAAAAACTGAAAAATGCCACAAAGATCTGCTCTATGTATAGCGAATGCTGGTCCCACAATTACAAAAATATTAGGTCTTGGCATGTTATTGACTACTCTAGGACTGGACAACTTAGTATGGCCTTGAAATACTTTAACAAGTGTGTTCGATTTTTAGTTTTTCGGAAAAGAGCTGTGGTCTCTTTCTCACGCTCTCTCGCGAAATTCGTACAATTGCTCCCCGTGGAGAAACGATACCATACATAAGGGAGCACTTGTCTCCACTTTAACAAAAGGAAATCACAGCCATTACGCATTTGGGTTGGCTACTAGAGAGCTGGCTAGAGCTAGAGGATGTACTGatcgtttcttttcttttttgcaatGGGTTCCCAAAAGGGACTCAGTGAGTCCGGAGTAGGAATTCCCAATTGGAGTCCGCCGGCGTGTATCGAGAGTATCACAAAGAAATCCTCCAACAAATTGGCAATAGCTGACCATGGCCGTTGCCGGAAGATGACTATGGGACCTCGTCGCCCTGTACAAGGTAGCGAACTATCGTACCAGCCCGTGTCGATCGACGGCGAAGCAGAATGGGAGGGCAGTTGCGATTTACAAGGCTTTTCTGGAACCAGTCATGCAAGACAGTCTCTGCCCTCCTCAACAAGTTCGAGTCTCTCGCCGTGTTGCGACTCCGGTACAATTATGGCTTTTGGTGCCTTGGGCGTCTTGAACAATATGCCTTACGTCATCATGCTAGCCGCAGCGAAGTCGATTTCGGAAGGAGGGACCGCTTTGGTCTATTTGGCGAACGTCGTACCCGGATTGATAGTCAAGATTTCGGCACCATATTGGTTCGACAGAGTCTCCTACCGCCGGCGTCTGTGGACTGCGTCCCTATTAATGGGTACCGCATTTGTTTTGGTGGGTCTCTGTTCTCGGGAGTCGATCGACGAATCATCATCGCAGACTGTTTCGTCGCGTACTTATGGGCAGCTTTTGGGAGTGGCCTTGATGAGTGTACAGTGTGGATTGGGAGAAGCATCCCTATTGGCGTTGGCTGGCGGGATGGACGCGGCGGCTTTGACGGCCTTTTCGTCAGGTACCGGTGTAGCGGGCCCCGCTGGGTACTTGTGGAAAATTGTGCTCACGAGCAGCCTCGGATGGTCCCTCCGGCGGATCGCGTATACGGCAATCCTCCTGCCTATCCTTTACGCTGGAATCTACCAACGTTGTATTGAACCAATCCTTCGGGGAGACGCTGGGGACGTAGTTCCTGAGTACGACACCTCCCAATTGGAAGGACCGAGTATTCGCGATCGACGTCCGGAAACGGATGTCCCGCTTGTTCCTGGAGAGACGACGGGATTGGGGGAAGAGCTACAAGTCGTTGACCGCAGTCGTAGCACTTGCGATAACGACACATCTCGCGAAGATTGCACCAACGGGAGCGATGCGTCGCAAGACCCACTTTTCACGGTTCCGATTGCGTCCATGACTGGGACGCAAAGATTTCACCGAGTATTGTCACTGTGGAGGTACATTGTTCCTCTCTTTACAGTGTACGCTGCAGAATACGTTTGCCAAGCAGGGGTGTGGACCGCTCTCGGATTTCCCGTATCAAACGCGGCCTCCCGGAATCACGCTTATCAAACCGCCAACGCGTGCTATCAAACGGGGGTACTGGTAAGTCGTAGTAGCGGCAACTGTTTCCGGCTAAGTCTTGTATGGCTCTGGATTTTACCTGGATTGCAAATCGTCaatttggtctttttcaCGTACGTCGCCGCGAACGCGCCGGATGCGGACACGGAGGGGGGACGCTGGTTCTGGTACTACACACCCACGGTCTTGTACGGTGCGGCCGTTGGAACTGGTTTGCTTGGTGGTGGCGTCTATATTCACGGATATCAGCGCGTGGTCGCGGACAGCACCCAAAAGGACCACTGTGAGTTTGCTTTGAGTTCCGTTTCGGTCGCCGAAGGTCTGGGGGTTGGATTTGCGGATATTCTGAGTTTGTGGTGGCAGTCCTGTCTGTACAAGGCCAATAATCTGGCGGGAGCCGTTGTCTCCTGCCCATTCTGAAATCACCTGGGAAGGATTTAGAAAGGTATCGGGCGGTAAGTACGCTGATCTTGACTGAGAATAGCACAATTAGCAAGGAGAAACCACATGTTGGGTCGTTCTTTCAACGAGTGTGTCTCTATCGGCAGGCCAAAGATAAAATGGTCATAATTATAATTCCAAACACCCAACAAGTGATTCTTCCAAAGAAGTTAGTGTCTAGGGCATATGATGATATACGGTTGCAACGATGCTTTTTTATGCTTTACTCCTGTCCGGCCTTGTACAGAGCCGACTTTTCGAGAGGACCGCGACGGTTGTGCACCTTGACGATGTTTCCGTCGGCGCTGAGCTCACCACAGCGGCGCATACGGACGTATTCCTCGCGAGGGTATGAGGTGAATCCCCATTTAAGACTCTTGAGGATCTTTTGTCGTCCGGCAAACTTGAACTTTCCTCGGCGAATGGCTTCAATGACGTGGGCTTCGTGGGTGTCCTTGGATCGGACGGAGATGAGAATTTGTCCAATATCTACACGAGCCGCCACACCAATGGGCTTTCCGTACGAGTGCCGCATTCCTGAGGAAAGTCGATCGGCACCGGCGCACGACAGCATCTTATTGGCCCGCAGAACGTGGAACGGATGAGCCCGGATACGAATGTGGAAGGCGTCCTTACCAATGTTCTTGGACAAATGCTTGTTAATGGCAACACGGCACGCTTCGAGTGCTTCGGAAGAGATCTGCTGCTTTTCATCGCAGACCAAATGCGCTACAAAGGGAAACTGATCCACCGGGGCTTTCTTGGCACCCACGTCGAAAATACGAATCTTCGACTCGGGCACACCACGGCAGTAGCGCGACTTGATGTAGGGCTTGTTCTTTTGGTAGCGGTAGCAACGAGCAGGACGGCGACCCATTTTTAAAAAAGAGACTTGACAGTAAAAGTACGAAAAAGTGGGAGTGACTGCAAGAGCAACCAAAAATCAAAGAAGGTCAGCGTGTTGATCGGTAAGAATTTGCGGTACAACACGATTGTACTCATGAGCATCCGGCAAACGTAGCCAGACGTGCAACGAACCACAAGGATGTTCCAAGCTGCGTTCTAGATATTGATCCCACGGAACGTAGGCAATCGTACGCACGGTTGACAACTGGGCAAACCGAGATTCGTCTGGAAGACAGGCTACCGCTGTCCGTTTTGACCCGTTTTAATTTCTATCAGCATCGGAAGCCATCTTTGGCCCATTAATAGTCAACAGCGTTGGTTTCAGTCCTTGATAAAACACTCCAAGGCCAGCAATatcgccatggtcaacttaCCACGCAACTTCTCGTGCGAATGGCAACACGGGACGAGGTTGGTTGTCGGCAACGTCCGATTAACGTCTCTGGATAGAGAACACCAGAGTCGTCGATAGAAGTCGCTAGAAATGTAGTAAAGCGGTAACTTTGTCCGCTTGTCTGAAAGTACTGGCAAAGTGGAACCCGAAATGTACCTGGTCTGTGCCAAAGCCTACATTTGCTGTTGGACTCTGCATGAGCCGCAATCATGACTACCGGTAGCCCATGGAAACGTCACATCTGTCGCAGAGAACACGAAAGAGTTTGCATTTTGAGTGACTGCCATTACAGCACGTACACTACTATGTTATTCGTGACTCACGAATGCCGAAATTTACATTgtattacagttagtacaACTCCGTTTTCACAAAACGGCAATGATAAGGGGCTATTGTCGGATGATCTCTATCCTTATTCGTCGATTGCGGAAAATGCCCGCTGGACAACGATTCCTCGATTTCAAGTGAAAGTCTACCAGGCTTTTCTCTGGTTTTTGCGGCAACTGGGCACTGGTGGACAAGCTGGGCCTATATGACGCTCGTCAGTCATTCGGCCTAGCTTACATTGCCTGTTCCACTGACTGCTAAACAGCACTGGAAAGGCAACCGTAGATATATCTCAACCCGTACTATTGCACGAGGCGTTCATCCTTCGACACTCTGGAAGAACCATTCGTCGGATGTCGCACGAAGACCTCCGTACCATACTATACACAGGTCATCACCATGGCGACAGTCTCGTCCTcgacaacaaccacaagCGCTCCCGATGCCAACAATGGCAAGGCTACAGGAATTCCACCCTCCTCCCTTAGTGTCCTGAAGGAAGCTGTCTTTCAAGTCCTCGAGTCTCACCATCGCAAAGATTGTCCATTCACGAACGACGAATCGACGTGTGATGACTCGATGAATGATGAATCACAAACTAATGAAAAAcagcaatggaaaaaggACAGCCTAGGAGCCAAGCACAAGGAGAACTCGATAATCCCCGGCGTCGTTCGTATTGGGCCGCTTCCCCTAGGTGAAGGTGGTACTACGAACATCAGAACCGATACACCGACAAACGTCAGTGAAACTAGCTCGGAAGACATTGTAGAAGTTACAATTTCTGGGAACGAAAACTGGATGTTCCAGAACCAAGATAATCCGGAAGTCTCGGATCCAGCTTTGGCCTCGTCTCTGACTGCCTTTGCGCAAGCTCTCCGAATGCATCCTACTGCCGAAAAGCAGGCCTATCTTGATGCTCTGGAACGATGTCCCGACTTGCTTGCGACAGAATCGAATCCAGCGTCGTTTCTAGTGTTTGAAAAGTACAACGTCGGCGCTGCCGTACAGCGTTTTGTCTTATTTTGGAAAGTGCGGCGGCATCTCTTTGGCGAGGATCGCGCATTTTTGGCCATGAATGCTACTGGTAGTGGGGCCCTGGTCGGCTCGGATCTTGCAATGCTAGAGACGGGGATGTTTCGAATTCTTCCTCGTGACGAGCTTGGTCGAGAAGTGGTGTTCCACAATCCTACTTTAGTTGAACTAGATACTATTGAACGCGTCCGATGCGCCTTTTACATTGATTGCATGATTATGCGTAACGGAAAATCCTCTACCGAAGGAATAAGCGTGGTTGTGGCACTTGATAAAGTGGGGATGGAGCGTAGCTACGGACGGCCTGCCATTGCGAATGTGCTGCGAAATGCGATGCCTTTTCGCATCAACAAGGCACACATAGTGAAGCTCTTTGACGATGTCGAAGATGAGCAGTTTTTCACGAAACGATTTGTACCAAGAATTGTTGAAGTATTTGGTTGCCCACTCGAGATTCATGGCCCTCCAGAGGATCTTTCAGAGGAAACTCCGTACACTTTGTCAATCTACTACGATATGGCGACTCTTCCACTTCTCGTGGGCGGAACTTTGCAGAGTACGGAAACGGATTGCATGCAATTGTTCTACCAGGAACAAGCAAAGTTTTCCACACGAGCTCGCCGCCGAGCGCTTTCAAAGGATAGCAGGGTCAAAGTAATTGAAAATGAAGACCGGAAGAGAAAAGTCAACGCAGTCGCAT from Phaeodactylum tricornutum CCAP 1055/1 chromosome 18, whole genome shotgun sequence includes:
- a CDS encoding predicted protein, with the protein product MATVSSSTTTTSAPDANNGKATGIPPSSLSVLKEAVFQVLESHHRKDCPFTNDESTCDDSMNDESQTNEKQQWKKDSLGAKHKENSIIPGVVRIGPLPLGEGGTTNIRTDTPTNVSETSSEDIVEVTISGNENWMFQNQDNPEVSDPALASSLTAFAQALRMHPTAEKQAYLDALERCPDLLATESNPASFLVFEKYNVGAAVQRFVLFWKVRRHLFGEDRAFLAMNATGSGALVGSDLAMLETGMFRILPRDELGREVVFHNPTLVELDTIERVRCAFYIDCMIMRNGKSSTEGISVVVALDKVGMERSYGRPAIANVLRNAMPFRINKAHIVKLFDDVEDEQFFTKRFVPRIVEVFGCPLEIHGPPEDLSEETPYTLSIYYDMATLPLLVGGTLQSTETDCMQLFYQEQAKFSTRARRRALSKDSRVKVIENEDRKRKVNAVASRRKRMRRKEREDMLLSTRDDLIEENTLLEKEYAHLQRVLQEAHHIVAMIQNCQALFQQKFQRR